From Skermanella sp. TT6, a single genomic window includes:
- a CDS encoding CBS domain-containing protein: MQIREIMTRDVEVVAPGDTIQRAAKLMDELNVGVLPVCEGPKLVGLVTDRDITVRATSVGKAPGECRVSEVMTDEPRYCYEDDVVSDVSRLMGDMQIRRVPVLDRDDRLIGIVSLGDIATEADRPQTIADTLGQVSEPSAPDRG; the protein is encoded by the coding sequence ATGCAGATCCGAGAGATCATGACCCGCGACGTGGAGGTGGTCGCCCCCGGCGACACCATCCAGCGCGCGGCGAAGCTGATGGACGAATTGAACGTGGGCGTCCTTCCCGTGTGCGAAGGCCCCAAGCTGGTCGGCCTGGTCACCGACCGGGACATCACCGTCCGCGCGACCTCCGTCGGCAAGGCGCCCGGCGAGTGCAGGGTTTCCGAGGTGATGACCGACGAGCCGCGCTACTGCTACGAGGACGACGTGGTCAGCGACGTCTCGCGGCTGATGGGCGACATGCAGATCCGCCGCGTCCCCGTGCTGGACCGCGACGACCGCCTGATCGGCATCGTCTCCCTGGGCGACATCGCGACCGAGGCGGATCGTCCCCAGACCATCGCCGACACGCTCGGCCAGGTCTCCGAGCCGTCCGCCCCGGACCGCGGCTGA
- a CDS encoding pentapeptide repeat-containing protein, translating into MAIDEERKARIKLTQEQLDRVCERHKRFMEGRPNGSRANMPFFDLSGLDFTGRNLTGAHLSGAILRDARMTGTVLDHADLFGADLRGADLTGSHLFRTDLRGANLRGALLQDAVMVEVDLRDGSMANKGSDGELKVIGFEPGPADMSSTILVRADMARAKLSGSFAAGADFSHSKLSDARLVRTDLRNSKFVGANLSGTDFSGADLRGADLTGATTTANTRLQAAIRTDADAVAQQVNPVPLPVEHKEPEPAPAPSLDLEGMLAAHARWLKSGGKDGTQLNLSGMDLDGADLRNRVLSLGIASRVRLRGANLQGAQLQSMQLDGADLRSANLRAADLRGARLDRAILIDGCLEEANLASLRIGADRLLRTSLVRARMAGARLRKAILHGCDLTNADLTGCDLHEAVVTGTILER; encoded by the coding sequence ATGGCCATCGATGAGGAACGCAAGGCCAGGATCAAGCTGACGCAGGAGCAACTTGATCGCGTGTGCGAGCGGCACAAGCGCTTCATGGAAGGGCGGCCCAACGGCTCGCGGGCTAACATGCCGTTCTTCGATCTCTCGGGCCTGGATTTCACCGGACGCAACCTGACTGGCGCCCATCTGTCCGGCGCCATCCTGCGGGATGCGCGGATGACGGGGACCGTCCTGGACCATGCCGACCTGTTCGGTGCCGACCTGCGCGGCGCCGACCTGACCGGCAGCCACCTGTTCCGCACCGACCTGCGCGGCGCCAACCTGCGCGGCGCGCTGCTCCAGGACGCCGTCATGGTCGAGGTTGACCTGCGCGACGGTTCCATGGCGAACAAGGGCAGCGACGGCGAACTGAAGGTCATCGGGTTCGAGCCGGGGCCGGCGGACATGAGCTCGACCATCCTGGTCCGGGCCGACATGGCCCGCGCCAAGCTGTCGGGGTCCTTCGCGGCCGGTGCCGACTTCTCCCACAGCAAGCTGTCGGACGCGCGCCTCGTGCGTACCGACCTGCGCAATTCGAAGTTCGTCGGGGCCAATCTCAGCGGGACCGACTTCTCCGGCGCCGATCTGCGCGGAGCCGACCTGACGGGCGCCACCACGACGGCGAACACCCGGCTGCAGGCTGCCATCCGGACCGATGCCGACGCGGTCGCCCAGCAGGTCAATCCGGTTCCCCTGCCGGTCGAGCACAAGGAACCGGAGCCCGCGCCCGCCCCGTCGCTGGACCTGGAAGGCATGCTGGCGGCCCATGCGCGCTGGCTCAAGAGCGGCGGCAAGGACGGGACTCAGCTCAACCTGTCGGGAATGGACCTGGACGGCGCCGACCTGCGCAACCGGGTGCTGAGCCTGGGCATCGCATCCCGTGTCCGGCTGCGCGGCGCCAACCTTCAGGGAGCCCAGCTCCAGTCGATGCAACTCGACGGTGCCGACCTGCGGTCGGCCAACCTGCGCGCCGCCGACCTGCGCGGCGCCCGGCTCGACCGCGCCATCCTGATCGACGGCTGCCTGGAGGAGGCCAACCTTGCCTCGCTCCGGATCGGTGCCGACCGGCTGCTGCGCACGTCCCTGGTGCGGGCCCGCATGGCCGGGGCGCGCCTGCGCAAGGCGATCCTGCACGGCTGCGACCTGACCAACGCGGACCTGACCGGCTGCGACCTGCACGAGGCGGTGGTGACCGGCACGATCCTGGAGCGTTGA